A stretch of Halomonas elongata DSM 2581 DNA encodes these proteins:
- a CDS encoding bifunctional 4-hydroxy-2-oxoglutarate aldolase/2-dehydro-3-deoxy-phosphogluconate aldolase: MTIDKQLPSTRTTELDSICLKAEVIPVLAIRRVEDAVPLAKALVEGGLSVLEVTLRTDCALEATRRIKEALPQASVGIGTVLTPAQYRQAEQVGADFVVTPGTTEALYRHGVSSPVPMLPGVATVSELMIGWQFGYRRFKFFPAEASGGVKALKAFAGPIPEARFCPTGGITLDNADDYLALNNVMCVGGSWLTPTPLVEAGDWNSIRELAKEAAQRFHH, encoded by the coding sequence ATGACCATCGACAAGCAACTGCCGTCCACGCGAACCACCGAACTCGACAGCATCTGCCTCAAGGCCGAGGTGATTCCGGTGCTGGCCATCCGGCGCGTGGAAGATGCCGTGCCGCTGGCGAAGGCCCTGGTCGAAGGGGGGCTGAGCGTGCTCGAGGTCACCCTGCGCACCGACTGCGCCCTGGAAGCCACGCGTCGCATCAAGGAAGCGCTGCCCCAGGCCAGCGTCGGGATCGGTACGGTGCTGACACCCGCCCAGTACCGTCAGGCCGAGCAGGTCGGTGCCGATTTCGTGGTGACACCGGGCACCACCGAGGCGCTGTATCGCCATGGCGTGAGCAGCCCGGTGCCGATGCTGCCCGGCGTGGCCACCGTCTCCGAATTGATGATCGGCTGGCAGTTCGGCTACCGCCGCTTCAAGTTCTTCCCGGCCGAGGCCAGTGGCGGCGTCAAGGCGCTCAAGGCCTTCGCCGGACCGATTCCCGAGGCTCGTTTCTGCCCCACCGGCGGCATCACCCTGGACAACGCCGATGACTACCTGGCGCTCAACAACGTGATGTGCGTGGGCGGTTCCTGGTTGACGCCGACTCCGCTGGTCGAAGCCGGAGACTGGAACAGCATCCGTGAGCTGGCCAAGGAAGCGGCGCAACGTTTTCACCACTGA
- a CDS encoding amidohydrolase family protein, whose product MGPAPFPSVTGVDSHAHVFQPGLSLAADRRYNPDYSASVDSYLAHLDHAGLSHGVLIQPSFLGTDNSFMVESLRAHPRRLRGVAVVAPDVTDSVLDELDTVGVVGIRLNLVGKSLSDYTGVEWRRLFERVAARHWQIEIQRQIDDLSEVMEMVLPSGAAVVVDHFGLPADMRKGTTNGHRAFLERLADDRVWVKLSAMYRSDLTLERAGEWLEEMLRAGLAEERLLWGSDWPHTRHEAQQNYRGQWQLLERLVMDPSLRRKILVDNPREIFGL is encoded by the coding sequence ATGGGGCCTGCACCATTTCCCTCAGTCACTGGCGTGGACAGTCACGCGCATGTCTTCCAGCCCGGTTTGTCGCTGGCGGCAGATCGACGCTACAACCCTGACTACTCGGCATCGGTGGATAGCTATCTGGCTCACCTGGATCATGCTGGCCTGTCGCATGGCGTCCTGATCCAGCCCAGCTTTCTGGGCACCGACAACAGCTTCATGGTCGAGTCCCTGCGCGCGCATCCCCGGCGGTTGCGAGGGGTGGCCGTGGTGGCGCCGGATGTCACCGACAGTGTCCTGGACGAACTGGATACCGTCGGTGTGGTCGGTATTCGCCTCAACCTGGTCGGCAAGTCGCTTTCGGATTACACCGGAGTCGAGTGGCGCCGGCTGTTCGAGCGTGTAGCGGCACGTCACTGGCAGATCGAGATTCAGCGCCAGATCGATGATCTCTCCGAAGTCATGGAGATGGTGTTGCCATCCGGCGCCGCGGTGGTGGTCGACCACTTTGGTCTTCCCGCCGACATGCGGAAGGGGACGACCAATGGCCATCGAGCCTTCCTCGAACGGCTTGCCGATGATCGGGTCTGGGTGAAGCTATCGGCGATGTATCGCAGTGACCTGACGCTTGAGCGGGCAGGGGAGTGGCTGGAGGAGATGTTGCGAGCGGGGCTCGCGGAAGAGCGCCTGCTATGGGGCAGCGACTGGCCGCATACGCGCCATGAGGCGCAGCAGAACTATCGGGGCCAGTGGCAGTTGCTGGAAAGATTGGTCATGGATCCGTCGCTGCGGCGGAAGATTCTGGTCGATAACCCGCGCGAGATATTTGGGCTGTGA
- the edd gene encoding phosphogluconate dehydratase yields the protein MAQAPTPLNATVQQVTERIRERSSERRALYERRMEDQHRRGVHRAELSCGNLAHGFAACGAEDKNSLKMLNSANLGIISAYNDMLSAHQPLETFPETIKSAARAMGSTAQFAGGVPAMCDGVTQGQPGMELSLFSRDVIAMASAVGLSHNMFDAALYLGVCDKIVPGLFIAAARFGHLPAMFVPAGPMPSGLPNKEKARIRQLFAEGKASREDLLEAESESYHSPGTCTFYGTANSNQLMMEMMGLHLPGTSFVNPGTEMREALTRFATEQAIRNTEPGGDYRPFYRQIDERAIVNAVVGLLASGGSTNHTLHLVAMAAAAGLTLTWEDFTDLSSVTPSLMKVYPNGQADINHFQAAGGMSYLFRELIGAGLIHTDIPSVFGTDMTAYTQEPFLEDGKLIWREGPEQSLDEDVLRPVANPFTPTGGLTVLDGNLGRGVIKVSAVDEEHRLVEAPVKIFEDQNELKAAFEAGELDRDVIAVVRFQGPKANGMPELHKLTPYLGVLQDRGYKVALVTDGRMSGASGKVPAAIHMSPEALDGGPLAKLRDGDIVRLDTNAGTLEAKVDPRTWADREKHVAELDHYHVGLGRELFAGFRHLAMRGEEGAGVFGGFEADDLARQQGQIHDEDA from the coding sequence ATGGCCCAAGCCCCCACGCCCCTCAACGCCACCGTCCAGCAGGTAACCGAGCGTATCCGTGAGCGCTCGAGTGAACGCCGTGCCCTCTACGAGCGGCGCATGGAGGACCAGCATCGCCGCGGCGTGCATCGTGCCGAGCTCTCCTGCGGCAACCTGGCCCACGGCTTCGCCGCCTGCGGTGCCGAGGACAAGAATTCGCTGAAGATGCTGAACAGCGCCAACCTGGGCATCATCTCCGCCTACAACGACATGCTCTCCGCCCACCAGCCGCTGGAGACCTTCCCCGAGACGATCAAGTCAGCCGCCCGCGCCATGGGCTCCACCGCCCAGTTCGCCGGCGGCGTGCCGGCCATGTGCGACGGCGTGACCCAGGGCCAGCCGGGCATGGAACTGTCGCTGTTCTCCCGCGACGTCATTGCCATGGCCTCCGCCGTCGGCTTGTCCCACAACATGTTCGACGCCGCCCTGTATCTGGGCGTGTGCGACAAGATCGTCCCGGGGCTGTTCATCGCCGCGGCACGCTTCGGCCACCTGCCGGCGATGTTCGTGCCCGCCGGCCCCATGCCCAGCGGCCTGCCCAACAAGGAGAAGGCGCGTATCCGCCAGCTGTTCGCCGAAGGCAAGGCGAGCCGCGAAGACCTGCTGGAAGCGGAATCCGAGTCCTATCACAGTCCCGGCACCTGCACCTTCTACGGTACCGCCAACTCCAACCAGCTGATGATGGAGATGATGGGCCTGCACCTGCCGGGCACCTCCTTCGTCAACCCGGGTACCGAAATGCGCGAAGCGCTGACCCGCTTCGCCACCGAGCAGGCGATCCGCAACACCGAGCCCGGCGGCGACTATCGCCCCTTCTACAGGCAGATCGACGAGCGCGCCATCGTCAACGCCGTGGTCGGCCTGCTGGCTTCCGGCGGCTCCACCAACCACACCCTGCACCTGGTGGCCATGGCAGCGGCGGCAGGCCTCACCCTGACCTGGGAAGACTTCACCGACCTTTCCTCGGTGACGCCCAGCCTGATGAAGGTCTATCCCAACGGCCAGGCGGACATCAACCACTTCCAGGCCGCCGGCGGCATGAGTTACCTGTTCCGCGAGCTGATCGGCGCCGGCCTGATCCACACCGACATCCCCTCGGTGTTCGGCACCGACATGACCGCCTACACCCAGGAGCCCTTCCTCGAAGACGGCAAGCTGATCTGGCGCGAAGGCCCGGAGCAGAGCCTGGATGAAGATGTCCTGCGCCCGGTGGCCAATCCCTTCACGCCCACCGGCGGCCTCACTGTGCTCGACGGCAACCTGGGCCGCGGCGTGATCAAGGTCTCGGCGGTCGACGAAGAACATCGACTCGTGGAAGCTCCGGTCAAGATCTTCGAGGACCAGAACGAACTCAAGGCGGCCTTCGAAGCCGGCGAGCTGGACCGCGACGTCATCGCCGTGGTGCGTTTCCAGGGGCCCAAGGCCAACGGCATGCCCGAGTTGCACAAGCTGACGCCCTACCTGGGCGTACTGCAGGACCGCGGCTACAAGGTGGCGCTCGTCACCGACGGACGCATGTCCGGTGCCTCCGGCAAGGTGCCGGCGGCCATCCACATGAGCCCCGAAGCGCTGGACGGCGGCCCGCTGGCCAAGCTGCGCGACGGCGACATCGTGCGCCTGGATACCAACGCCGGAACGCTGGAAGCCAAGGTCGACCCCCGCACCTGGGCCGATCGCGAGAAGCATGTCGCCGAGCTTGACCACTACCACGTGGGCCTCGGCCGCGAACTCTTCGCCGGCTTCCGCCATCTGGCCATGCGCGGCGAAGAGGGCGCCGGGGTCTTCGGCGGCTTCGAGGCCGACGACCTGGCCCGCCAGCAAGGACAGATCCACGACGAAGACGCCTGA
- a CDS encoding GNAT family N-acetyltransferase yields MTRLRLGTPSPIGAIPPASWNALVGDDYPFLRHEFLSALEDSGAVSADTGWVPRHLTLWQGDELVGVLPHYLKYHSFGEYVFDWAWADAWERAGGRYYPKALSAIPFTPAPGPRLLLAEDIDPLQARRLLAEAWESEDVSSWHLLFAEQAEVDAWRQACPELIPRHGVQFQWQDRGFGDFEGFLASLTSKRRKAIRRERRRIAEQGLSLHRLQGDEIGDEDLAHFFRCYQLTYLERGQRGYLDESFFERLRRDLPESLLLVQARLAGRPVAAALCLQGTRTLYGRYWGSEVMADGLHFEACYYQGIEHCLATGLTLFDPGTQGEHKLTRGFAPRRLTSLHHIADPRLRDGVARFCDEESAHVSAYHDAAARALPFKI; encoded by the coding sequence ATGACTCGATTACGCCTTGGAACGCCGTCACCCATCGGGGCGATACCACCGGCGTCCTGGAATGCCCTGGTCGGTGATGACTACCCGTTCCTGCGCCACGAGTTTCTGTCCGCCCTGGAGGATAGCGGGGCCGTGAGCGCCGATACCGGCTGGGTTCCGCGTCACCTGACCCTGTGGCAGGGAGACGAGCTGGTCGGTGTCCTGCCGCATTATCTCAAGTATCACTCCTTCGGCGAATATGTCTTCGATTGGGCCTGGGCCGATGCCTGGGAGCGTGCCGGGGGACGTTACTATCCCAAGGCGCTCAGCGCCATTCCCTTCACCCCGGCGCCGGGGCCTCGACTGCTGCTGGCCGAGGACATCGACCCGCTGCAGGCGCGTCGCTTGCTGGCCGAGGCCTGGGAGTCGGAGGATGTCTCGAGCTGGCATTTGCTGTTCGCCGAGCAGGCCGAGGTCGATGCCTGGCGACAGGCGTGTCCCGAGTTGATTCCCCGCCATGGTGTCCAGTTTCAGTGGCAAGATCGCGGGTTCGGCGACTTCGAGGGCTTCCTGGCGAGCCTGACCTCCAAGCGCCGCAAGGCCATTCGGCGGGAACGCCGACGCATCGCCGAACAAGGGCTGAGTCTGCACCGTCTCCAGGGCGACGAGATCGGTGACGAGGATCTTGCGCACTTCTTTCGCTGCTATCAGCTCACCTACCTGGAACGTGGGCAGCGTGGCTATCTCGATGAGAGTTTCTTCGAGCGGCTGCGCCGCGACCTGCCCGAATCCTTGTTGCTGGTCCAGGCCCGCCTGGCGGGGCGCCCGGTGGCGGCGGCGTTGTGTCTGCAGGGGACCCGGACCCTCTACGGTCGCTACTGGGGCAGCGAAGTGATGGCCGATGGATTGCATTTCGAGGCGTGTTATTACCAGGGCATCGAGCATTGTCTGGCAACGGGCCTGACCCTGTTTGATCCCGGTACCCAGGGCGAACACAAGCTGACCAGAGGGTTCGCGCCGCGCCGACTGACATCGCTCCACCATATCGCGGATCCTCGCCTGCGCGATGGCGTGGCGCGCTTCTGCGACGAGGAAAGCGCTCACGTGTCGGCTTACCATGACGCGGCCGCGCGGGCACTGCCGTTTAAAATTTAA
- a CDS encoding carbohydrate kinase family protein translates to MHRLIAFGEALVDMLSSRLGDTHEGPETFTPYAGGAPANVAVACARLGLPSQFLGMLGEDYFGDFLADELAAHGVDISGVRRTREARTALAFVSRDANGERTFDFYRPPAADLLYRLDHLPAGIFGESALLHLCSNSLTEPDIAETTLAMADMARRAGCLVSVDANLRHNLWASGEADIGLVTRLLDSADLLKLSSDELDYLRADHPEDDWLAQRLAAGTKAIVITDGPGEVRLKRLETETRVAPPRVQAVDTTAGGDAFIGGLLARLAERYHDDWHRDADLLEDALTFACRCGAHAVARPGAYSALPKRADVES, encoded by the coding sequence ATGCACCGACTGATCGCCTTCGGCGAGGCCCTGGTCGACATGCTCTCCAGCCGGCTGGGCGACACCCATGAAGGACCGGAAACCTTCACGCCCTATGCCGGCGGCGCCCCGGCCAACGTCGCCGTGGCCTGCGCCCGGCTCGGCCTGCCGAGCCAGTTTCTCGGCATGCTCGGCGAGGACTACTTCGGCGACTTCCTGGCCGACGAGTTGGCCGCCCATGGCGTCGATATCTCCGGCGTGCGGCGTACCCGCGAGGCGCGCACGGCACTGGCCTTCGTCTCGCGCGATGCCAATGGCGAGCGCACCTTCGACTTCTATCGTCCGCCCGCCGCCGATCTGCTGTATCGTCTCGACCACCTCCCCGCCGGCATCTTCGGCGAATCCGCCCTGCTCCACCTGTGCAGCAACAGCCTGACCGAACCGGACATCGCCGAGACCACCCTGGCCATGGCCGACATGGCCCGCCGCGCCGGCTGTCTGGTCAGTGTCGACGCCAACCTGCGTCACAACCTCTGGGCAAGCGGCGAGGCGGACATCGGCCTGGTCACCCGGCTGCTGGACAGCGCCGACCTGCTCAAGCTCTCCAGCGATGAGCTCGATTACCTGCGTGCCGATCATCCCGAGGACGACTGGCTCGCCCAGCGCCTGGCCGCCGGCACCAAGGCCATCGTCATCACCGACGGGCCCGGCGAGGTCAGGCTCAAGCGGCTGGAGACCGAGACCCGTGTGGCCCCGCCACGCGTACAGGCGGTGGACACGACCGCCGGCGGCGACGCCTTCATCGGCGGTCTTCTGGCTCGGCTCGCCGAACGCTACCACGACGACTGGCATCGCGACGCCGACTTGCTGGAGGATGCCCTGACATTCGCCTGCCGCTGCGGCGCCCATGCGGTGGCCCGCCCCGGCGCCTACTCGGCCCTGCCGAAACGGGCGGATGTGGAGTCGTAG
- a CDS encoding SLC13 family permease, whose translation MMSAIVVAAIVASIALGYRTRINIGLFAIAFAYLIGCFGMGLKPTDIILMWPLKIFFIIFSVCLFYGFAIVNGTLEKLAEHMMYRCRRFPHMMPYAIFLASLLIAAMGAGYYTVLAFMAPVTLLLCERTRLSLIAGGMSVNYGALAGANFVSSQSGIIFQGLMVNAGFSEGEAFINGLAIFASTTVIPLIVITGLVFFTRSKEAMADSLSDIARPTPLTREQKATLTLTLIMMTCVLLPPILQLLAPGNEVIAFINSRVNIGLIASIFSVIALLMKLGDEKKAVAALPWGTIIMICGVGMLISVAIEAGAIDQLASWIGTSIPVVLVPVVFGVVSAFMSLFASTLGVVTPALFPIVPSIANTLMIDPMIIFVCIVVGAQATAISPFSSGGSLILGSAPLEKERNTLLNGLLFRAAPLGFVVAVVFNLTLTFLA comes from the coding sequence ATGATGAGTGCCATTGTTGTCGCCGCCATTGTGGCGTCCATCGCGCTGGGCTATCGCACCCGAATCAACATCGGGCTGTTCGCGATTGCCTTCGCCTACTTGATTGGCTGCTTCGGGATGGGGTTGAAGCCTACCGATATCATTCTGATGTGGCCGCTGAAGATATTCTTCATCATCTTCTCGGTATGTCTGTTCTATGGCTTTGCCATCGTCAATGGCACGCTCGAAAAACTGGCCGAGCACATGATGTATCGTTGCCGGCGCTTCCCGCACATGATGCCCTACGCCATTTTTCTGGCCTCCTTGCTGATTGCCGCGATGGGGGCGGGTTACTACACGGTGCTGGCGTTCATGGCACCGGTTACCTTGTTGCTGTGCGAAAGAACCCGGCTGAGTCTGATTGCCGGTGGCATGTCCGTTAACTATGGCGCGCTCGCCGGGGCCAATTTCGTCTCCAGTCAGAGCGGTATCATCTTCCAGGGCCTGATGGTCAATGCGGGTTTCTCGGAGGGTGAGGCCTTCATCAATGGTCTGGCCATCTTTGCCAGTACTACCGTCATTCCATTGATCGTGATTACCGGCCTTGTGTTCTTTACTCGCAGCAAGGAAGCCATGGCCGACTCCTTGAGTGATATTGCCAGGCCGACTCCCTTGACTCGCGAGCAGAAAGCCACCCTGACGCTGACGTTGATCATGATGACCTGCGTACTGCTGCCTCCCATACTGCAGCTTCTGGCACCAGGCAATGAGGTGATTGCCTTCATCAACTCCCGGGTCAATATCGGGCTGATTGCGAGCATTTTCTCGGTGATTGCGCTGCTGATGAAGCTCGGAGATGAAAAAAAGGCCGTGGCCGCGCTGCCGTGGGGCACGATCATCATGATCTGCGGTGTGGGCATGTTGATCTCGGTGGCCATCGAGGCCGGGGCGATCGATCAGTTGGCTTCCTGGATCGGCACTAGTATTCCCGTTGTGCTGGTGCCGGTGGTGTTCGGGGTGGTGTCGGCCTTCATGTCGTTGTTTGCCAGCACGCTGGGCGTTGTCACGCCGGCACTGTTCCCGATCGTTCCGTCGATTGCCAATACACTGATGATCGATCCGATGATCATCTTCGTGTGCATCGTGGTCGGCGCCCAGGCGACGGCAATTTCTCCCTTCTCCTCCGGCGGCAGCTTGATTCTCGGCTCAGCCCCGCTGGAAAAGGAGCGCAATACCTTGCTCAACGGCTTGCTGTTTCGTGCCGCCCCGTTGGGATTCGTCGTCGCGGTGGTGTTCAACCTGACGCTGACCTTTCTTGCCTGA
- the glk gene encoding glucokinase, producing MTRPALIGDIGGTNARFALVTPGAFAPHDIHSLPCADYPGIVEAARDYLTRVGATGDQAPREACLAFACPVHDERVVMTNNHWDFTKTAVREALGLDLFKVINDFMAQALGVPHVADDELVTLQQGTTAPHAARLVIGPGTGLGVAGVFPGRHDWIPLPTEGGHVTFAPTDEREQNLQRHFRNRYGRISVERLLCGQGLLDLYIAHCSLKGANPRYQKPAEVTEAAGSGDPVARDTLLRFLKILGDVSGDAALTMGARGGVYLCGGILPRLLDWLPESRFLEAFAHKGRMSAYTAEIPVHVVTAPWTGLLGAAEALHNPEVE from the coding sequence ATGACCCGACCCGCTCTGATCGGCGACATCGGCGGCACCAACGCCCGCTTCGCGTTGGTGACGCCGGGCGCCTTCGCGCCCCACGACATCCATAGCCTGCCCTGCGCCGACTATCCCGGCATCGTCGAGGCAGCTCGCGATTACCTGACCCGCGTCGGCGCCACCGGCGACCAGGCCCCTCGCGAGGCCTGCCTGGCCTTCGCCTGCCCGGTGCATGACGAACGCGTGGTGATGACCAACAACCACTGGGACTTCACCAAGACGGCCGTGCGCGAAGCGCTGGGCCTCGATCTGTTCAAGGTCATCAACGACTTCATGGCCCAGGCCCTGGGCGTGCCCCACGTCGCCGACGACGAACTGGTCACCCTCCAGCAAGGCACGACAGCCCCGCACGCCGCACGCCTGGTGATCGGTCCCGGTACCGGCCTCGGCGTGGCCGGGGTCTTCCCCGGGCGCCACGACTGGATCCCGCTGCCCACCGAGGGCGGGCACGTGACCTTCGCCCCCACCGACGAGCGCGAACAGAACCTGCAGCGCCACTTCCGCAACCGCTATGGCCGCATCTCGGTGGAGCGCCTGCTCTGCGGCCAGGGCCTGCTGGATCTGTATATCGCCCACTGCTCGCTGAAGGGCGCCAACCCACGCTACCAGAAGCCCGCCGAGGTCACGGAAGCAGCCGGCAGCGGCGACCCGGTGGCACGTGATACCCTGCTGCGTTTCCTGAAGATCCTCGGCGACGTCAGCGGCGATGCCGCGCTTACCATGGGCGCACGCGGTGGCGTCTATCTGTGCGGCGGGATACTACCGCGCCTGCTGGACTGGCTGCCGGAGAGCCGCTTCCTGGAGGCCTTCGCCCACAAGGGCCGGATGAGCGCCTACACCGCGGAGATCCCGGTGCACGTGGTCACCGCCCCCTGGACGGGCCTGCTGGGCGCCGCCGAGGCTCTGCACAATCCAGAGGTCGAATGA
- a CDS encoding aldose epimerase family protein, protein MIPETLRALLDATQGQRRAEWAGREVWLANEAWGELAVSLQGAQVLHYLPAPEAAQAEGSLPAPEAAQAEGSVPAPEAAASEDAQPTETPEGMVAGGWLWVTPTPQELPGAIRGGIPLCWPWFADERTADESPDRSGPMHGPARTADWRLDAVDEHEEGVELHLSPLERLHTQLVPRAVIQANAQRLHVELITEHTGETPVKITGALHSYLAVADAFACRVEGLTGARYLDKLKDFAESEQQGELGVRSGIDRIYHSNEESVLDDGHRRLRIARQGSDSVVVWNPGDAPPDDTSLAAARRFLCVESANTRLDPVWLVPGAQHLLGTTLSRAI, encoded by the coding sequence ATGATTCCCGAAACACTGCGCGCCCTGCTGGATGCCACCCAGGGCCAACGCCGCGCCGAATGGGCCGGGCGCGAAGTCTGGCTGGCCAACGAAGCCTGGGGCGAACTCGCCGTGTCGCTCCAGGGCGCCCAAGTTCTGCACTATCTACCAGCGCCCGAAGCCGCGCAAGCTGAAGGCTCTTTACCAGCGCCCGAGGCCGCGCAAGCTGAAGGCTCTGTACCAGCACCCGAAGCTGCGGCAAGCGAAGACGCACAACCGACCGAAACGCCGGAAGGCATGGTGGCCGGTGGTTGGTTGTGGGTGACGCCCACGCCCCAGGAACTGCCCGGCGCGATCCGCGGCGGCATCCCGCTGTGCTGGCCCTGGTTTGCCGACGAACGTACCGCCGACGAATCCCCCGACCGCTCGGGTCCCATGCACGGCCCGGCGCGCACGGCCGACTGGCGCCTCGATGCCGTGGACGAGCACGAGGAAGGCGTGGAGCTGCATCTCAGCCCGCTCGAGCGCCTGCACACCCAGCTCGTGCCCCGCGCGGTGATCCAGGCCAACGCCCAGCGCCTGCACGTCGAACTGATCACCGAGCATACCGGGGAGACCCCGGTGAAGATCACCGGCGCCCTGCACAGCTATCTCGCGGTGGCCGATGCCTTCGCCTGCCGCGTCGAAGGCCTGACGGGCGCCCGCTATCTCGACAAGCTCAAGGACTTCGCCGAGAGCGAACAGCAAGGCGAACTCGGCGTGCGCAGCGGCATCGATCGCATCTATCACAGCAACGAAGAAAGCGTGCTCGACGATGGCCACCGACGCCTGCGCATCGCCCGCCAGGGCAGCGACTCGGTGGTGGTGTGGAATCCCGGCGATGCGCCGCCCGACGACACCTCGCTGGCCGCCGCGCGGCGTTTCCTGTGCGTCGAATCGGCCAACACCCGGCTCGACCCGGTGTGGCTGGTGCCCGGCGCCCAGCACCTGCTGGGCACGACGCTGTCGCGGGCGATCTGA
- a CDS encoding GntR family transcriptional regulator, producing the protein MKTRTLRADERLPLYQRLREEIQARISSGEWKPDTPIPTEAELAREYGVAVGTVRKAVDTLVNDGLLQRNQGRGTFVRRPDFESSFLRFFRQTNAAGERTVPEGQVIERRIAVPPGYVSDALDLPPQAETIHLKRIRRIEGIPTLCEDIWLPYSRFQALAEIPLQSFGNLLYPFYEHECGQLIAAAKESLRVSCADRQTATALEITVGSPVVIIDRIAQGYDHTPLEYRRSRGGASTFHYQIDIS; encoded by the coding sequence ATGAAAACCCGTACGTTACGCGCCGATGAGCGGCTACCGCTGTATCAGCGGCTGCGCGAAGAAATTCAGGCGCGTATATCCTCCGGCGAATGGAAGCCCGATACCCCCATCCCGACGGAAGCCGAGCTTGCGCGAGAATATGGCGTAGCCGTAGGCACCGTACGCAAGGCAGTGGACACTCTGGTCAACGACGGATTGCTGCAACGTAACCAGGGGCGCGGCACCTTTGTCAGGCGCCCGGATTTCGAAAGTTCCTTTCTGCGCTTCTTTCGTCAGACCAATGCCGCGGGTGAGCGCACTGTTCCGGAAGGTCAGGTGATCGAACGCCGCATTGCCGTACCTCCCGGCTATGTCAGTGACGCACTCGACCTCCCACCGCAAGCCGAAACCATCCATCTCAAGCGCATCAGACGCATCGAGGGAATCCCGACCCTGTGCGAGGACATCTGGCTGCCCTACAGCCGGTTCCAGGCACTGGCCGAGATTCCGTTGCAGTCCTTCGGCAACCTGCTCTATCCCTTCTATGAGCACGAATGCGGTCAATTGATCGCGGCGGCCAAGGAATCACTGCGCGTTTCATGCGCCGACCGGCAGACCGCTACCGCTCTGGAGATCACCGTGGGTTCCCCCGTGGTGATCATCGACCGTATCGCTCAGGGCTATGACCATACGCCGCTCGAATACCGGCGCTCCCGCGGCGGCGCCAGCACCTTTCATTACCAGATAGATATTTCCTGA
- the pgl gene encoding 6-phosphogluconolactonase — protein sequence MTLEQAPRERLSGQLAEAVAEALRSDLAERDKVLLVVSGGSTPVPFLRALADMPLPWSRVEVTLADERWVAESDDDSNARLVREHLLRGEARQARFVPLTSEAATPEQGVAEVAERVSGLAWPASAVVLGMGGDGHTASLFPDSRELDLALSTAEPVVAVRTPSQPQPRISLSADRLHQAYRHFLHITGESKRDVLGKALAGDDTRALPIRAFLASPLGIYWAP from the coding sequence ATGACACTCGAGCAGGCTCCACGCGAACGACTCTCCGGCCAGCTCGCCGAAGCCGTGGCCGAGGCCCTGAGGAGCGATCTGGCGGAGCGGGACAAGGTGCTGCTGGTGGTATCCGGCGGTTCGACCCCGGTGCCTTTCCTGCGCGCCCTGGCGGATATGCCGCTGCCCTGGTCGCGCGTCGAGGTGACCCTTGCCGACGAGCGATGGGTGGCGGAGAGCGACGATGACAGCAATGCACGGCTGGTGCGTGAGCACCTGCTGCGCGGCGAGGCGCGTCAGGCGCGTTTCGTGCCCCTGACCAGCGAGGCCGCCACGCCCGAGCAAGGCGTGGCCGAGGTGGCCGAGCGCGTCAGCGGCCTGGCCTGGCCGGCCAGTGCCGTGGTGCTGGGCATGGGTGGCGACGGCCATACCGCCTCATTGTTTCCGGACAGTCGCGAGCTGGACCTGGCGCTGTCCACCGCCGAGCCGGTGGTGGCAGTGCGCACGCCCAGCCAGCCGCAGCCCCGCATCAGCCTGAGCGCCGACAGGCTGCATCAGGCATACCGACACTTCCTGCACATCACCGGCGAGTCGAAGCGCGATGTGCTGGGCAAGGCGCTGGCCGGCGATGACACCCGGGCGTTGCCGATCCGTGCCTTTCTGGCCAGCCCGCTGGGTATCTACTGGGCCCCTTGA